In Methanothermobacter sp. K4, one genomic interval encodes:
- a CDS encoding DUF368 domain-containing protein, whose amino-acid sequence MGSADVMPGVSGGTIALITGIYERLVHAISKIRFGFIKPLLMGDLDGARKSLRDEVDFELFVPLLAGIACAILTLSKVILFFITTYVAFTYAFFSGLILASAYVVYQKIDGFSLKNLASGALGLIFAYLFVGLNPIQANHTLPVVFISGFVAICAMILPGISGAFLLLLLNQYEYMLGVLNRLAIVEIFTFLAGAAIGIMSFSRVLDYLLRNHEAVTMSFLVGLMIGTLRLPYNKIAMVDTTSIIISLVIGIIGFALVMILESRFDYIDY is encoded by the coding sequence ATGGGAAGCGCAGATGTGATGCCCGGTGTTTCGGGCGGGACAATCGCACTCATAACAGGTATCTACGAGAGGCTAGTTCATGCGATAAGTAAGATAAGGTTCGGATTCATAAAGCCCCTCCTCATGGGAGACCTTGATGGTGCCCGGAAGTCCCTGAGGGACGAGGTTGACTTTGAACTCTTCGTACCCCTCCTTGCAGGTATAGCCTGTGCGATTCTCACACTATCAAAGGTTATACTCTTCTTCATAACCACCTACGTGGCATTCACCTACGCATTCTTCTCAGGCCTCATACTCGCCTCTGCATATGTGGTCTACCAGAAGATAGATGGTTTTTCACTCAAAAACCTGGCATCAGGTGCTCTTGGCCTCATATTCGCCTACCTCTTCGTGGGCCTCAACCCGATACAGGCAAATCACACACTCCCTGTTGTCTTCATATCCGGGTTCGTGGCCATATGTGCAATGATACTCCCGGGTATCTCAGGCGCATTTCTCCTTCTCCTGCTGAACCAGTATGAGTACATGCTGGGGGTCCTGAACCGTCTGGCCATCGTTGAGATATTCACATTCCTTGCAGGGGCGGCTATTGGTATAATGAGCTTCTCAAGGGTTCTGGATTATCTGCTGAGGAACCATGAGGCAGTTACCATGTCCTTTCTTGTGGGCCTCATGATAGGAACACTGAGGCTCCCCTACAACAAGATAGCCATGGTGGATACCACATCCATCATAATATCCCTGGTGAT